A genomic segment from Oncorhynchus clarkii lewisi isolate Uvic-CL-2024 chromosome 12, UVic_Ocla_1.0, whole genome shotgun sequence encodes:
- the LOC139420951 gene encoding sarcoplasmic/endoplasmic reticulum calcium ATPase 1, which yields MENAHAKEPEEVVSYFGVDQTTGLTPEQFKKNLARYGHNELPAEIGKTIWELVVEQFEDLLVRILLLAACISFVLALFEEGEETVTAFVEPLVILLILIANAIVGVWQERNAESAIEALKEYEPEMGKVYRSDRKNVQMIKAREIVPGDVVEVSVGDKVPADIRLVKINSTTLRVDQSILTGESVSVIKHTDAVPDMRAVNQDKKNMLFSGTNIASGKAIGVAVATGVSTEIGKIRDQMAATEQEKTPLQAKLDEFGEQLSKVISLICVAVWMINIGHFNDPVHGGSWIRGAVYYFKIAVALAVAAIPEGLPAVITTCLALGTRRMAKKNAIVRSLPSVETLGCTSVICSDKTGTLTTNQMCVTKMFIIDKVEGDSVSLGSFDISGSKYTPEGEVTKNGALVKCGQYDGLVELSTICALCNDSSLDYNDSKGIYEKVGEATETALCCLVEKMNVFNTEVRGLSKPDRANACCSVIKQLMKKEFTLEFSRDRKSMSVFCSPAKSSKAAVGNKMFVKGAPEGVIERCAYVRVGTTRVPLSEPVKNKIMAVIKEWGTGRDTLRCLALATRDTPLRMEEMNLEDATKFGDYETDLTFVGCVGMLDPPRKEVIGAIELCRAAGIRVIMITGDNKGTAVAICRRIGIFTEDEDTTGRAFTGREFDDLPLHEQKKAVRKACCYARVEPSHKSKIVEFLQGFDEITAMTGDGVNDAPALKKAEIGIAMGSGTAVAKSASEMVLADDNFSSIVAAVEEGRAIYNNMKQFIRYLISSNVGEVVCIFLTAALGLPEALIPVQLLWVNLVTDGLPATALGFNPPDLDIMGKLPRSPKEPLISGWLFFRYLAIGGYVGAATVAAAAWWFLYSEDGPGVSFYQLSHFMQCHEENEDFVGVHCEVFEAAPPMTMALSVLVTIEMCNALNSLSENQSLLRMPPWSNLWLVGAMSLSMSLHFVIIYVDPMPMIFKLTHLNVEKWMVVLKLSFPVILIDEVLKFVARNYLEVADDNLVSKKWD from the exons ATGGAGAATGCACACGCAAAAGAGCCGGAAGAGGTCGTGTCATACTTTGGTGTCGACCAGACCACCGGCCTCACACCAGAACAGTTCAAGAAGAACCTGGCCAGATATGGTCACaatg AGCTGCCAGCTGAGATTG gtaagACCATCTGGGAGTTGGTCGTAGAGCAGTTTGAGGATCTGTTGGTCAGAATCCTGCTGCTGGCTGCCTGCATCTCTTTT gTGTTGGCCTTGTTTGAGGAAGGTGAGGAAACAGTCACAGCCTTCGTGGAACCCTTAGTCATCCTCCTCATTCTCATCGCTAATGCCATCGTTGGAGTCTGGCAG GAGCGCAATGCAGAGAGCGCCATCGAGGCTCTGAAGGAGTATGAACCTGAGATGGGGAAGGTTTACCGGTCGGACAGGAAGAACGTCCAGATGATCAAGGCCAGGGAGATCGTCCCTGGAGATGTGGTGGAGGTGTCCG TTGGTGACAAAGTCCCCGCTGACATCAGACTCGTCAAAATAAACTCTACTACTCTGCGGGTTGACCAGTCCATCCTCACTG GTGAGTCTGTCAGTGTGATCAAGCACACTGATGCCGTCCCAGACATGAGAGCTGTCAACCAGGACAAGAAGAACATGCTTTTCTCT GGCACCAACATTGCATCAGGCAAGGCTATCGGCGTAGCCGTGGCAACTGGTGTCTCTACAGAGATTGGGAAGATCCGCGACCAGATGGCTGCGACAGAGCAGGAGAAGACACCCCTGCAGGCCAAACTGGACGAGTTCGGAGAGCAGCTCTCCAAG GTCATCTCCCTGATCTGTGTTGCCGTGTGGATGATCAACATTGGCCACTTCAATGACCCTGTCCATGGAGGCTCCTGGATCCGCGGGGCAGTCTACTACTTCAAGATCGCTGTGGCCCTGGCTGTGGCTGCCATTCCTGAGG gtcTGCCCGCTGTGATCACCACCTGCCTGGCTCTGGGTACCCGCCGTATGGCCAAGAAGAATGCCATCGTCCGCTCCCTGCCCTCTGTGGAGACCCTGGGCTGCACCTCCGTCATCTGCTCCGACAAGACTGGCACCCTCACCACTAACCAGATGTGTGTCACCAAG ATGTTCATCATTGACAAAGTGGAGGGAGACAGCGTTTCTCTGGGTTCTTTCGACATCTCTGGTTCCAAGTACACCCCTGAGGGAGAAGT tactaaGAACGGTGCGTTAGTGAAGTGTGGCCAGTATGATGGCTTGGTGGAGCTGTCCACCATCTGTGCTCTGTGCAATGACTCCTCTCTGGACTACAACGAT tCTAAGGGTATCTATGAGAAGGTGGGCGAGGCCACTGAGACCGCTCTGTGCTGCCTGGTTGAGAAGATGAACGTGTTCAACACTGAAGTGCGTGGCCTGTCCAAGCCCGACAGAGCCAACGCCTGTTGTTCT gTGATCAAGCAGCTGATGAAGAAGGAGTTCACCCTGGAGTTCTCCAGAGACAGGAAGTCCATGTCAGTGTTCTGCTCCCCAGCAAAGTCCTCTAAGGCCGCTGTCGGCAACAAGATGTTCGTCAAG GGCGCTCCCGAGGGTGTTATTGAGAGGTGTGCATATGTGCGCGTTGGCACTACCCGCGTGCCCCTGTCCGAGCCTGTCAAGAACAAGATCATGGCTGTGATCAAGGAGTGGGGTACCGGCCGTGACACCTTGCGTTGCCTGGCACTGGCCACCCGAGACACACCCCTCCGCATGGAAGAGATGAACCTCGAAGACGCCACCAAGTTCGGCGATTACGAg ACTGACCTTACCTTCGTGGGCTGCGTGGGAATGCTTGACCCCCCTCGTAAGGAGGTCATTGGAGCTATCGAGCTGTGCAGGGCTGCTGGCATCCGCGTCATCATGATTACTG gtgaCAACAAGGGAACCGCCGTGGCTATCTGCCGTCGTATTGGCATCTTCACCGAGGATGAGGACACTACTGGCCGAGCCTTTACTGGCCGTGAGTTTGACGATCTGCCCCTCCACGAGCAAAAAAAAGCAGTCCGCAAGGCCTGCTGCTATGCCCGCGTTGAGCCCTCTCACAAGTCCAAGATCGTCGAGTTCCTGCAAGGCTTCGACGAGATCACCGCCATG ACCGGAGATGGAGTGAACGATGCCCCCGCCCTGAAAAAGGCCGAGATCGGAATCGCCATGGGCTCTGGCACTGCCGTTGCCAAGTCTGCCTCTGAGATGGTCCTGGCTGATGACAACTTCTCTTCCATCGTGGCAGCTGTCGAGGAGGGCAGAGCCATTTACAACAACATGAAGCAGTTCATCCGTTACCTCATCTCCTCCAACGTTGGTGAGGTCGTCTG tatcTTCCTGACCGCTGCCCTGGGTCTGCCCGAGGCTCTGATCCCTGTCCAGCTGCTGTGGGTCAACCTGGTGACTGATGGTCTTCCTGCCACTGCCCTGGGCTTCAACCCCCCTGACCTGGACATCATGGGCAAGCTGCCCCGCTCCCCCAAGGAGCCCCTCATCTCTGGATGGCTGTTCTTCAGATACCTCGCCATCGGAG GCTACGTCGGTGCTGCCACCGTTGCTGCTGCGGCCTGGTGGTTCCTCTACAGTGAAGACGGCCCTGGTGTGTCTTTCTATCAGCTG TCCCACTTCATGCAGTGCCACGAGGAAAACGAGGACTTTGTCGGCGTCCACTGTGAGGTGTTTGAGGCCGCTCCGCCCATGACAATGGCCCTGTCTGTGTTGGTCACCATCGAGATGTGCAATGCCCTCAATAG CTTGTCTGAGAACCAGTCCCTGCTGCGCATGCCCCCCTGGAGCAACCTGTGGCTGGTTGGAGCCATGTCCCTCTCCATGTCACTCCACTTCGTGATCATTTACGTCGACCCCATGCCC ATGATCTTTAAGTTGACCCACTTGAATGTGGAGAAATGGATGGTGGTGCTCAAGCTCTCTTTCCCCGTCATCCTCATTGACGAGGTCCTCAAGTTTGTGGCCCGCAATTACCTGGAGG TTGCTGATGACAATCTAGTAAGCAAGAAGTGGGACTAA